One window of the Eucalyptus grandis isolate ANBG69807.140 chromosome 8, ASM1654582v1, whole genome shotgun sequence genome contains the following:
- the LOC104456202 gene encoding stearoyl-[acyl-carrier-protein] 9-desaturase, chloroplastic — protein MALHLATFLSSKPMKSLSFNLPSIANPSHRSPKCMSSNLGSGSTSKENVKKPFLPRRKAHVQVTHSMPYEKIEIFKSMEEWAEKNVLVHLKPVENCWQPQDFLPDATSDGFEEQVRELRERARDIPDDYFVALVGSMITEEALPTYQTMLNTLDGVRDETASSLTPWAVWTRAWTAEENRHGDLLNKYLYLSGRVDMKRIEKTIQYLIRAGMDPRTENNPYLFFIYTSFQERATSISHGNTGRLAKAHGEMKLAQICGMIASDEKRHEAAYTKIMEKLFEIDPDGTVLALANMMRKRITMPAHLMYDGCDDNIFSHYSAVVQRLGVYTAKDYADVLEFLVGRWKVENLTGLSAEGRKAQEYVCDLVPKIRRLEDRALERAEEALTIPFSWISDRQVKL, from the exons ATGGCTCTCCACCTCGCTACATTTCTCAGTTCTAAACCCATGAAGTCACTTTCGTTTAATTTGCCTTCGATCGCCAATCCCAGCCACAGATCTCCCAAGTGCATGTCCTCCAATCTTGGCTCTGGCTCCACCTCCAA GGAGAACGTCAAGAAGCCTTTTCTTCCTCGCAGGAAGGCACACGTTCAGGTAACCCACTCCATGCCATATGAAAAGATCGAAATATTCAAATCCATGGAGGAATGGGCTGAGAAGAATGTACTGGTTCACTTGAAACCTGTCGAGAATTGTTGGCAACCACAAGACTTTCTGCCGGATGCAACATCAGATGGATTTGAAGAACAAGTTAGGGAACTTAGGGAGAGGGCTAGGGATATCCCTGATGACTACTTTGTTGCTTTGGTTGGAAGCATGATAACAGAAGAAGCCCTTCCGACTTATCAGACAATGCTTAATACTCTGGATGGAGTTAGAGACGAGACTGCTTCGAGCCTAACACCTTGGGCCGTTTGGACAAGGGCATGGACTGCGGAGGAGAACAGACACGGTGACCTCCTGAACAAGTACTTGTACCTGTCTGGACGAGTGGACATGAAGCGAATTGAGAAAACGATTCAGTATCTGATCAGGGCGGGGATG GATCCTCGAACAGAAAACAATCCCTACCTCTTCTTCATATACACTTCATTTCAAGAAAGAGCGACATCTATTTCTCATGGAAACACAGGCAGGCTTGCTAAGGCACATGGGGAAATGAAATTGGCTCAAATTTGTGGTATGATTGCATCAGATGAGAAGCGTCATGAAGCAGCCTATACAAAAATCATGGAGAAGCTCTTCGAGATTGATCCAGATGGCACTGTCTTGGCACTTGCCAACATGATGAGAAAGAGAATCACTATGCCAGCTCATTTGATGTATGATGGTTGTGATGACAACATTTTCTCCCATTACTCGGCTGTTGTACAGAGGCTCGGTGTTTACACAGCGAAGGACTATGCAGATGTCCTGGAGTTTCTGGTGGGAAGGTGGAAGGTGGAGAATCTGACTGGACTTTCAGCAGAGGGAAGAAAAGCCCAGGAATACGTCTGTGATTTAGTACCAAAAATTAGAAGGCTGGAGGACAGAGCTTTGGAAAGGGCCGAGGAAGCACTCACTATTCCCTTCAGCTGGATTTCTGATAGACAAGTGAAGCTTTAG